Proteins encoded within one genomic window of Mauremys mutica isolate MM-2020 ecotype Southern chromosome 11, ASM2049712v1, whole genome shotgun sequence:
- the LOC123344283 gene encoding GTP-binding protein Di-Ras2-like, which translates to MALCPAPEARVRLAFFGAAGVGKTALIRRFLQDSFEARHRRTVEELHRLELELELGAGSGLRLRLEILDTSGSYSFPAMRRLCIARADAFALVYSLQEPDSFAELQRLRDEILEAKRGAVPVVVVGNKSDLAPGEPDPRVAAAQRDWGCTCLEASAKQGRNVVGLFQELLSQVNLPGRLSPALQRRRPQTCSKEPPRRSAKSHGCAVC; encoded by the coding sequence ATGGCGCTGTGTCCCGCGCCCGAGGCCCGCGTGCGCCTCGCGTTCTTCGGGGCGGCGGGCGTGGGCAAGACGGCGCTGATCCGCCGCTTCCTGCAGGACTCGTTCGAGGCGCGGCACCGGCGCACGGTGGAGGAGCTGCAccggctggagctggagctggagctgggggcgggCTCCGGGCTGCGCCTCCGCCTGGAGATCCTGGACACGAGCGGCAGCTACAGCTTCCCGGCCATGCGGCGCCTCTGCATCGCCCGCGCCGACGCCTTCGCCCTGGTCTACTCGCTGCAGGAGCCCGACTCCTTCGCCGAGCTGCAGCGGCTGCGGGACGAGATCCTGGAGGCCAAGCGGGGCGCGGTGCCCGTCGTGGTGGTGGGGAACAAGAGCGACCTGGCGCCGGGCGAGCCGGACCCGCGCGTCGCCGCAGCGCAGCGGGACTGGGGCtgcacctgcctggaggcgtcggCCAAGCAGGGACGCAACGTGGTCGGCCtcttccaggagctgctgagccaggtCAACCTGCCCGGGCGGCTCAGCCCGGCCCTGCAGCGCCGCCGGCCCCAGACCTGCTCCAAGGAGCCGCCCCGCCGGAGCGCCAAGAGCCACGGCTGCGCGGTCTGCTAG